One Pasteurella dagmatis DNA segment encodes these proteins:
- the rplJ gene encoding 50S ribosomal protein L10, with protein MALNLQDKQAIVAEVNEAAKGALSAVIADSRGVTVDKMTELRKAARENGVSMRVVRNTLLRRAVEGTEFECLKDTFVGPTLIAFSTEHPGAAARLFKDFAKANDKFEIKGAAFEGKIQDVEFLATLPTYDEAIARLMGTMKEAAAGKLVRTLAALRDKLQEAA; from the coding sequence ATGGCATTAAATCTTCAAGACAAACAAGCAATTGTTGCTGAAGTAAACGAAGCAGCCAAAGGTGCCCTATCAGCTGTTATCGCGGATTCTCGCGGCGTAACAGTAGATAAAATGACTGAATTACGTAAAGCAGCTCGTGAAAACGGTGTTTCAATGCGTGTTGTTCGTAATACTTTATTACGTCGCGCAGTTGAAGGTACTGAATTTGAGTGCTTAAAAGATACGTTTGTAGGTCCAACACTTATCGCATTCTCTACTGAACATCCAGGTGCAGCTGCACGTTTGTTCAAGGACTTTGCTAAAGCAAATGATAAGTTTGAAATTAAAGGTGCAGCCTTTGAAGGTAAGATTCAAGATGTTGAATTCTTAGCAACATTACCAACTTACGACGAAGCAATTGCACGTTTAATGGGCACAATGAAAGAAGCTGCGGCAGGCAAACTTGTTCGCACTCTTGCGGCATTACGCGACAAATTACAAGAAGCTGCTTAA
- the rplL gene encoding 50S ribosomal protein L7/L12: protein MSLTNEQIIEAIASKSVTEIVELITAMEEKFGVSAAAAAVAVAAGPAEAAEEKTEFDVVLAGAGANKVAVIKAVRGATGLGLKEAKDLVESAPAVLKEGISKAEAEALKKELEEAGAQVEVK, encoded by the coding sequence ATGTCATTAACTAACGAACAAATCATTGAAGCGATCGCTTCTAAATCTGTAACTGAAATCGTAGAATTAATCACTGCGATGGAAGAAAAATTTGGTGTTTCTGCAGCGGCAGCAGCAGTAGCAGTAGCAGCTGGTCCAGCAGAAGCGGCTGAAGAGAAAACTGAATTTGACGTAGTTCTTGCAGGCGCAGGTGCTAACAAAGTAGCAGTTATCAAAGCAGTACGTGGTGCAACTGGTTTAGGCTTAAAAGAAGCTAAAGACTTAGTAGAATCTGCTCCAGCAGTATTGAAAGAAGGTATCTCTAAAGCTGAAGCTGAAGCACTTAAGAAAGAATTAGAAGAAGCTGGCGCACAAGTAGAAGTTAAATAA
- the rplA gene encoding 50S ribosomal protein L1 translates to MAKLTKKMKAIKAGVDSTKAYEINEAIAVLKQFATAKFVESVDVAVNLGIDPRKSDQNVRGATVLPHGTGRSVRVAVFTQGANAEAAKEAGADLVGMEDLAELVKKGEMNFDVVIASPDAMRVVGQLGQILGPRGLMPNPKVGTVTPNVADAVKNAKSGQVRYRNDKNGIIHTTIGKVNFSEEQLKENLQALLAALAKAKPTTSKGVFIKKVSISTTMGAGVAVDQATL, encoded by the coding sequence ATGGCTAAATTGACTAAAAAAATGAAAGCAATCAAAGCTGGCGTAGACTCTACAAAAGCATATGAAATCAATGAAGCAATCGCAGTATTAAAACAATTTGCTACTGCTAAATTCGTTGAGAGCGTTGACGTTGCTGTTAACTTAGGTATTGATCCTCGTAAATCTGACCAAAACGTACGTGGTGCAACTGTATTACCACACGGTACTGGTCGTTCTGTACGTGTTGCTGTGTTCACTCAAGGTGCTAACGCAGAAGCTGCTAAAGAAGCTGGTGCTGATTTAGTAGGTATGGAAGATTTAGCTGAATTAGTGAAAAAAGGTGAAATGAACTTCGACGTAGTTATCGCTTCTCCAGATGCGATGCGTGTTGTTGGTCAATTAGGTCAAATTTTAGGTCCACGTGGTTTAATGCCAAACCCTAAAGTTGGTACTGTAACACCAAATGTTGCTGATGCAGTTAAAAATGCGAAATCTGGTCAGGTTCGTTACCGTAATGATAAAAACGGTATCATCCACACCACAATCGGTAAAGTTAACTTTAGCGAAGAACAATTAAAAGAAAACTTACAAGCGTTATTAGCTGCTTTAGCTAAAGCGAAACCGACTACATCTAAAGGTGTATTCATCAAGAAAGTAAGTATTTCTACTACAATGGGTGCTGGCGTAGCAGTAGATCAAGCTACATTATAA
- the rpoB gene encoding DNA-directed RNA polymerase subunit beta: protein MVYSYTEKKRIRKDFGKRPQVLNVPYLLTIQLDSFDKFIQRDPEGQQGLEAAFRSVFPIVSNNGNTELQYVSYQLGEPVFDVRECQIRGTTYAAPLRVKLRLVSYDKDAAPGTIKDIKEQEVYMGEIPLMTDNGTFVINGTERVIVSQLHRSPGVFFDSDKGKTHSSGKVLYNARIIPYRGSWLDFEFDPKDNLYARIDRRRKLPATIILRALNYTTEQILDIFFDKVVFEISNNKLLMTLVPERLRGETATFDIEANGKVYVERGRRITARHIKALEKDNVTQVEVPTEYIVGKVAAKDYVDLESGEIVCPANMEISLEMLAKLAQAGYTTIETLFTNDLDYGPYISETLRVDPSNDRLSALVEIYRMMRPGEPPTKEAAEGLFDNLFFSSDRYDLSAVGRMKFNRSLGIDEETGSGILSNEDIIGVMKKLIEIRNGRGEVDDIDHLGNRRIRSVGEMAENQFRIGLVRVERAVKERLSLGDLDAVTPQDLINAKPISAAVKEFFGSSQLSQFMDQNNPLSEVTHKRRISALGPGGLTRERAGFEVRDVHATHYGRVCPIETPEGPNIGLINSLSVYARTNDYGFLETPYRKVVNGQVTEEIEYLSAIEEGKYVIAQANSNLDEELRFTDAFVTCRGEHGESGLYRPDEIHYMDVSTQQVVSVAAALIPFLEHDDANRALMGANMQRQAVPTLRADKPLVGTGIEKAVAVDSGVTVIAKRGGVVQYVDASRIVVKVNEDETVPGEAGIDIYNLVKYTRSNQNTCINQIPCVSLGEPIGRGEVLADGPSTDLGELALGQNMRVAFMPWNGYNFEDSMLVSERVVQEDRFTTIHIQELSCVARDTKLGSEEITADIPNVGEAALSKLDESGIVYIGAEVKGGDILVGKVTPKGETQLTPEEKLLRAIFGEKASDVKDSSLRVPNSVSGTVIDVQVFTRDGVEKDKRALEIEEMQLKQAKKDLVEELEILEAGLFTRVRSLLIAGGFEAKNLDKLDRTKWLEQSLSDEAQQNQLEQLAEQYEELRKEFERKLEIQRGKIIQGDDLAPGVLKVVKVYLAVKRHIQPGDKMAGRHGNKGVISKINPVEDMPYDENGQPVDIVLNPLGVPSRMNIGQILETHLGLAAKGIGDKINAMIKQQQEVAKLREYMQKAYDLGHGSQKVDLSTFTDEEVMRLAQNLRKGLPLATPVFDGAHESEIKGLLELGGLPTSGQITLFDGRTGEKFERPVTVGYMYMLKLNHLVDDKMHARSTGSYSLVTQQPLGGKAQFGGQRFGEMEVWALEAYGAAYTLQEMLTVKSDDVNGRTKMYKNIVGGTHQMDPGTPESFNVIMKEIRSLGINIDLDED, encoded by the coding sequence ATGGTTTACTCCTACACAGAGAAAAAACGAATTCGTAAAGACTTCGGCAAACGCCCGCAAGTTTTAAATGTACCTTATTTATTAACTATCCAACTCGATTCTTTCGATAAATTTATTCAAAGAGATCCTGAAGGTCAGCAAGGCTTAGAAGCGGCATTCCGCTCAGTATTTCCAATTGTTAGCAATAACGGCAACACAGAATTACAATATGTAAGCTATCAATTGGGTGAGCCAGTATTTGACGTGAGAGAATGTCAAATTCGTGGTACCACTTATGCTGCACCATTACGTGTGAAATTGCGTTTAGTTAGCTATGATAAAGACGCAGCTCCAGGTACGATCAAAGATATTAAAGAACAAGAAGTTTATATGGGGGAGATCCCATTAATGACCGACAATGGTACCTTTGTAATCAATGGTACTGAGCGTGTTATCGTGTCGCAATTACATCGTAGCCCAGGCGTATTCTTTGATTCTGATAAAGGTAAAACACACTCTTCAGGTAAAGTTTTATATAACGCAAGAATTATCCCTTACCGTGGTTCATGGTTAGACTTTGAGTTCGATCCAAAAGATAACTTATATGCACGTATCGACCGTCGCCGTAAATTACCTGCAACTATCATTTTACGTGCGTTGAATTACACCACTGAGCAAATTTTAGATATTTTCTTCGATAAAGTTGTTTTTGAAATTAGCAATAACAAATTATTGATGACATTAGTGCCAGAAAGATTACGTGGTGAAACTGCAACATTTGATATTGAAGCGAATGGTAAAGTATATGTTGAACGTGGTCGTCGTATTACCGCACGTCACATTAAAGCATTAGAAAAAGATAATGTGACACAAGTTGAAGTACCAACTGAATATATCGTGGGTAAAGTTGCGGCAAAAGACTATGTGGATTTGGAGTCTGGTGAAATTGTTTGTCCTGCTAATATGGAAATCTCATTAGAGATGTTAGCTAAATTAGCGCAGGCTGGTTATACAACAATTGAAACTCTATTCACTAATGACTTAGATTATGGTCCTTATATTTCAGAAACGTTACGCGTTGATCCATCCAACGATCGTTTAAGTGCGTTAGTTGAAATTTACCGTATGATGCGTCCAGGTGAGCCACCAACAAAAGAAGCTGCTGAAGGTTTATTTGACAACTTATTTTTCTCATCAGATCGTTATGATTTATCTGCAGTAGGTCGTATGAAATTTAACCGCTCTTTAGGTATTGATGAAGAGACTGGTAGCGGCATTTTAAGCAATGAAGACATCATCGGTGTGATGAAAAAACTGATCGAGATCCGTAATGGTCGTGGCGAAGTTGATGATATCGACCACTTAGGTAACCGTCGTATCCGTTCAGTGGGTGAAATGGCAGAAAACCAATTCCGTATTGGTTTAGTACGTGTTGAAAGAGCGGTGAAAGAACGCTTATCTTTAGGTGATTTAGATGCAGTAACACCACAGGATTTAATCAATGCAAAACCAATTTCTGCGGCAGTAAAAGAATTCTTTGGTTCTTCACAACTTTCACAGTTTATGGATCAAAACAACCCGTTATCAGAAGTCACGCACAAACGTCGTATTTCTGCATTAGGTCCAGGTGGTTTGACTCGTGAACGTGCAGGCTTCGAGGTTCGAGATGTTCACGCTACTCACTATGGCCGTGTGTGTCCAATCGAAACCCCTGAGGGTCCAAATATCGGTTTGATCAACTCACTTTCTGTTTACGCACGTACTAACGACTACGGTTTCTTAGAAACGCCATACCGTAAAGTAGTAAACGGTCAAGTGACTGAAGAAATTGAATATTTATCTGCGATTGAAGAAGGTAAATATGTTATCGCTCAGGCGAACTCAAATCTTGATGAAGAGTTACGCTTTACTGATGCGTTCGTAACTTGTCGTGGTGAACACGGTGAATCTGGTTTATATCGTCCAGATGAAATCCACTATATGGACGTTTCAACCCAACAAGTTGTATCGGTGGCGGCTGCGTTAATTCCGTTCCTTGAGCACGACGATGCGAACCGTGCATTGATGGGTGCAAACATGCAACGTCAAGCAGTTCCAACATTACGTGCGGATAAACCATTAGTAGGTACAGGTATCGAGAAAGCAGTAGCAGTTGACTCAGGTGTAACTGTGATTGCAAAACGTGGTGGTGTGGTTCAATACGTTGACGCTTCACGTATCGTTGTGAAAGTAAACGAAGATGAAACCGTTCCAGGTGAAGCAGGTATTGATATCTATAACTTAGTGAAATACACCCGTTCAAACCAAAATACATGTATTAACCAAATTCCTTGTGTGTCATTAGGTGAGCCTATTGGTCGTGGTGAAGTGTTAGCAGACGGTCCTTCAACAGACTTAGGTGAGTTAGCGCTTGGTCAAAATATGCGTGTAGCATTCATGCCTTGGAATGGTTATAACTTCGAAGACTCGATGTTAGTTTCTGAGCGTGTTGTACAAGAAGATCGTTTCACAACGATTCACATTCAAGAACTTTCTTGTGTGGCACGTGACACCAAATTAGGTTCAGAAGAAATCACAGCGGATATTCCAAACGTAGGTGAAGCAGCATTAAGTAAACTTGATGAATCTGGTATTGTTTACATCGGTGCGGAAGTAAAAGGTGGTGATATTCTTGTGGGTAAAGTAACACCAAAAGGTGAAACTCAATTAACCCCAGAAGAAAAATTATTACGTGCGATCTTCGGTGAAAAAGCCTCTGATGTGAAAGATTCTTCATTACGTGTACCAAACAGTGTTTCTGGTACCGTTATCGACGTGCAAGTCTTTACCCGTGATGGTGTAGAAAAAGACAAACGTGCGCTTGAAATTGAAGAAATGCAATTAAAACAAGCGAAAAAAGACCTGGTGGAAGAATTAGAAATCCTTGAGGCAGGTTTATTTACGCGTGTTCGTAGTCTTCTGATTGCAGGTGGTTTTGAAGCGAAAAACTTAGATAAATTAGACCGCACTAAATGGTTAGAGCAATCATTAAGCGATGAAGCACAACAAAACCAATTAGAGCAACTTGCTGAGCAATACGAAGAATTACGTAAGGAATTCGAGCGTAAGTTAGAGATTCAACGTGGTAAGATTATCCAAGGTGATGATTTAGCACCGGGCGTGTTGAAAGTAGTTAAAGTATATCTTGCAGTTAAACGTCATATCCAACCGGGTGATAAAATGGCGGGTCGTCACGGTAACAAAGGGGTTATCTCAAAAATCAACCCTGTGGAAGATATGCCATACGATGAAAATGGTCAGCCAGTAGATATTGTGTTGAACCCTCTGGGCGTTCCATCACGTATGAACATCGGTCAGATCTTAGAAACTCACTTAGGTTTAGCTGCGAAAGGTATCGGTGACAAGATCAATGCGATGATCAAACAACAACAAGAAGTAGCGAAATTACGTGAGTATATGCAAAAAGCATATGACTTGGGTCATGGTTCACAAAAAGTGGATTTAAGTACCTTCACTGATGAAGAAGTGATGCGTTTAGCACAAAACTTACGTAAAGGTTTACCGCTTGCAACCCCAGTATTTGATGGTGCTCATGAAAGCGAAATCAAAGGCTTATTAGAGTTAGGTGGTTTACCAACTTCAGGTCAAATCACTTTATTCGATGGTCGTACTGGTGAGAAATTTGAGCGTCCAGTAACAGTAGGTTACATGTATATGCTCAAGTTGAACCACTTAGTTGATGACAAAATGCACGCACGTTCAACCGGTTCTTATAGCTTGGTTACACAACAGCCGTTAGGTGGTAAAGCACAATTCGGTGGTCAGCGTTTCGGTGAAATGGAGGTATGGGCGCTTGAAGCATACGGCGCAGCATATACTTTACAAGAAATGTTAACCGTGAAATCTGATGACGTAAATGGTCGTACGAAGATGTATAAAAACATCGTTGGTGGAACACATCAAATGGACCCGGGTACACCAGAATCTTTCAATGTAATTATGAAAGAAATTCGCTCGCTTGGTATCAACATTGATTTAGATGAAGATTAA
- a CDS encoding glycerate kinase produces the protein MRIVIAPDSFKESLTALEVANAIEVGLKKIWPTADYIKVPMADGGEGTVQSLVDATGGKLVQASVTAPLGNTINAPFGVFGNGKTAIIEMAAASDLHLVPFKQRNPLKTTSFGTGQLIKNALDLGVEKIILGIGGSATNDAGVGMLQALGCQFLNQNNQPIQWGGEYLKDIVHIDLSDLDPRLNHTEIEVACDVNNPLCGPKGASSIFGPQKGATPEMVTQLDKALLHFSLLVKQQHKINIRDVAGAGAAGGMGGGLLLLPNVTLRSGVDIVISAVNLVEILQDADLVITGEGRMDSQTAQGKTPIGVAKTAKLFNKPVIAIVGSLREDYEVVYQAGIDAVFPIIHQVDGLEETLKSGQKNLISTAQNVARLYQLSHNR, from the coding sequence ATGCGAATAGTCATTGCACCTGATTCTTTTAAAGAAAGTTTAACCGCACTTGAAGTGGCAAATGCAATTGAAGTGGGGCTCAAGAAAATTTGGCCAACTGCTGACTATATCAAAGTGCCAATGGCGGACGGAGGTGAAGGCACTGTGCAATCACTTGTAGATGCAACAGGGGGCAAATTAGTCCAAGCTTCGGTGACTGCACCGTTAGGCAACACAATTAATGCACCGTTTGGTGTTTTTGGCAACGGCAAAACGGCAATTATTGAAATGGCTGCTGCATCGGACCTACATCTTGTGCCTTTTAAACAACGAAATCCACTAAAAACCACAAGTTTCGGTACTGGGCAATTAATTAAAAATGCGCTAGATCTAGGTGTGGAAAAAATTATTTTAGGGATTGGCGGCAGTGCAACTAATGATGCAGGTGTTGGGATGTTGCAAGCCTTGGGTTGCCAATTTCTGAATCAAAATAATCAGCCTATTCAGTGGGGCGGTGAATATTTAAAAGACATCGTGCATATTGATTTGTCTGACCTCGATCCTCGCTTAAATCACACTGAAATTGAAGTGGCTTGTGATGTGAATAATCCACTTTGTGGCCCGAAAGGTGCTTCTTCAATTTTTGGTCCACAAAAAGGGGCTACGCCAGAAATGGTCACCCAATTAGATAAAGCACTGCTACACTTTTCTCTTCTTGTCAAACAGCAACATAAGATCAACATTCGTGATGTTGCTGGAGCTGGAGCTGCTGGTGGAATGGGAGGTGGTTTGTTGCTTCTACCGAATGTGACACTACGTTCAGGGGTGGATATCGTCATAAGTGCGGTCAATCTTGTGGAAATTTTACAAGATGCCGATTTAGTGATTACAGGCGAAGGTCGAATGGATAGCCAAACTGCACAGGGTAAAACTCCGATTGGTGTGGCTAAAACAGCTAAGCTTTTCAATAAGCCAGTGATTGCAATCGTCGGCAGTCTCAGAGAGGATTATGAAGTCGTTTATCAAGCGGGTATTGATGCCGTATTCCCGATTATTCATCAAGTTGATGGCTTGGAAGAGACCTTAAAGAGCGGTCAAAAAAATCTGATTTCTACTGCACAGAATGTTGCCCGACTTTATCAGCTAAGTCATAACAGGTAA
- the rpoC gene encoding DNA-directed RNA polymerase subunit beta': MKDLVKFLKAQSKTSEDFDVIKIGLASPDMIRSWSFGEVKKPETINYRTFKPERDGLFCARIFGPVKDYECLCGKYKRLKHRGVICEKCGVEVTQTKVRRERMGHIELASPVAHIWFLKSLPSRIGLLLDMPLRDIERVLYFESYIVIEPGMTDLDKGQLLTEEQYLDAEDRWGDEFDAKMGAEAIQALLRDMDLALECENLREELQETNSETKRKKITKRLKLLEAFIQSGNKPEWMVMTVLPVLPPDLRPLVPLDGGRFATSDLNDLYRRVINRNNRLKRLLDLIAPDIIVRNEKRMLQESVDALLDNGRRGRAITGSNRRPLKSLADMIKGKQGRFRQNLLGKRVDYSGRSVITVGPYLHLHQCGLPKKMALELFRPFIYAKLESRGFASTIKAAKKMVEREDAIVWDILAEVIREHPILLNRAPTLHRLGIQAFEPLLIEGKAIQLHPLVCAAFNADFDGDQMAVHVPLTLEAQLEARALMMSTNNILSPANGEPIIVPSQDVVLGLYYMTRDKVNGKGEGMLLQDPREAEKAYRTGQAELHSRVKVRITEYVKNVAGEFEPHTNLVDTTIGRAILWMIAPKGMPFSLFNQTLGKKAISKLINESYRRLGMKPSVLFADQIMYTGFAYAARSGSSVGIDDMVIPAKKYEIISAAEEEVAEIQEQFQSGLVTAGERYNKVIDIWAAANERVAKAMMENLSTEEVINREGNPEKQASFNSIFMMADSGARGSAAQIRQLAGMRGLMARPDGSIIETPITANFREGLNVLQYFISTHGARKGLADTALKTANSGYLTRRLVDVAQDLVIIEDDCGTHEGIVMTPLIEGGDVKEALRDRVLGRVVAEDVLKPGTEEVLIARNTLLDEKLCDVIDANSVDSIKVRSVVTCNTDFGVCAKCYGRDLARGHLINQGEAVGVIAAQSIGEPGTQLTMRTFHIGGAASAAAKESSIQVKNTGTLRLANVKFVTNNEGKLVLTSRNTELTIIDAFGRTKEHYKVPYGAVLSKADGQDVTAGETVANWDPHTMPVVSEVSGFVKFVDIVDGLTVTRQTDELTGLSSIVVQDVGERATAGKDLRPAIKLVDAKGNDILIPGTDVVAQYFLPGKAIVTLDDNAEVHIGDPLARIPQESVGTKDITGGLPRVADLFEARKPKEPAILAEISGIVSFGKETKGKRRLLITPAEGETYEEMIPKWRQLNVFEGEMVERGDLISDGAETPHDILRLRGVHAVTDYIVNEVQEVYRLQGVKINDKHIEVIVRQMLRKAIITKAYDSEFLEGEQVEVARIKIVNRKREAEGKPLVEFERELLGITKASLATESFISAASFQETTRVLTEAAVAGKRDELRGLKENVIVGRLIPAGTGFAYHQNRQKKVMMRDEMPVKLSAADEEEIAAEFTVTAEDATASLAEMLNMADDAE, encoded by the coding sequence GTGAAAGACTTAGTTAAGTTTTTAAAAGCACAATCAAAAACGAGTGAAGATTTTGATGTGATCAAAATTGGTTTAGCATCACCGGATATGATCCGTTCTTGGTCATTTGGTGAAGTTAAAAAACCTGAAACCATTAACTACCGCACATTTAAACCAGAACGTGACGGTCTTTTCTGTGCACGTATTTTTGGACCAGTAAAAGATTACGAATGTTTATGTGGTAAATACAAACGCTTAAAACACCGTGGTGTAATCTGTGAAAAATGTGGCGTTGAAGTAACACAAACCAAAGTACGTCGTGAGCGTATGGGGCATATTGAGCTTGCTTCACCTGTTGCACATATTTGGTTTTTGAAATCACTACCATCCCGTATTGGTTTATTGCTTGATATGCCATTACGTGACATTGAACGTGTTTTATATTTTGAATCATACATTGTGATCGAACCGGGTATGACTGATTTAGATAAAGGTCAGTTATTAACGGAAGAGCAATATTTAGACGCAGAAGATCGTTGGGGTGATGAGTTCGATGCAAAAATGGGTGCGGAAGCCATCCAAGCTTTATTGCGTGATATGGATTTAGCACTTGAATGTGAAAACTTACGTGAAGAATTACAAGAAACTAACTCAGAAACAAAACGTAAGAAAATCACTAAACGTTTAAAATTATTAGAAGCGTTTATTCAATCTGGTAACAAGCCAGAATGGATGGTGATGACTGTATTACCAGTATTACCACCAGATTTACGTCCGTTAGTGCCACTTGATGGCGGTCGTTTCGCTACTTCAGATTTGAACGATTTATACCGTCGTGTAATCAACCGTAATAACCGTTTAAAACGTCTTTTAGACTTAATCGCACCTGATATCATTGTGCGTAACGAAAAACGTATGTTACAAGAATCTGTTGATGCGTTATTAGATAATGGTCGTCGTGGTCGTGCTATTACTGGCTCTAACCGCCGTCCATTAAAATCACTTGCGGATATGATTAAAGGTAAACAAGGTCGTTTCCGTCAAAACCTATTAGGTAAACGTGTTGACTATTCAGGCCGTTCTGTAATCACTGTAGGTCCATACTTACACCTACACCAATGTGGTTTACCGAAGAAAATGGCATTGGAGTTATTCCGTCCGTTTATCTATGCAAAATTAGAAAGCCGTGGCTTCGCTTCAACGATTAAAGCTGCGAAGAAAATGGTCGAGCGTGAAGATGCGATCGTATGGGATATTTTAGCGGAAGTTATTCGCGAACATCCAATTTTATTAAACCGTGCACCAACATTGCACCGTTTGGGTATTCAGGCATTTGAACCATTATTGATCGAAGGTAAAGCAATCCAATTACACCCACTTGTTTGTGCGGCGTTTAATGCTGACTTTGATGGTGACCAAATGGCGGTCCACGTACCATTGACATTAGAAGCTCAGTTAGAAGCACGTGCATTAATGATGTCAACCAACAACATTTTATCACCAGCAAATGGTGAGCCTATTATCGTTCCATCACAAGACGTTGTATTAGGTCTTTACTATATGACACGTGATAAAGTTAACGGTAAAGGCGAAGGAATGTTGTTACAGGACCCTCGTGAAGCTGAAAAAGCGTATCGTACAGGTCAAGCTGAATTACATTCTCGTGTGAAAGTGCGTATCACTGAATATGTGAAAAACGTAGCAGGTGAGTTTGAGCCTCATACTAACTTAGTAGATACTACGATTGGTCGCGCGATTCTTTGGATGATTGCACCAAAAGGTATGCCATTTAGCTTGTTTAACCAAACATTAGGTAAAAAAGCAATTTCTAAGTTAATCAACGAGAGCTATCGTCGTTTAGGTATGAAACCAAGCGTACTATTTGCTGACCAAATTATGTATACCGGTTTTGCATATGCAGCACGTTCTGGCTCATCAGTAGGTATTGATGATATGGTCATTCCTGCGAAGAAATACGAAATTATTTCTGCGGCAGAAGAGGAAGTTGCTGAAATCCAAGAGCAGTTCCAATCAGGTTTAGTTACTGCTGGTGAACGTTATAACAAAGTGATCGATATTTGGGCTGCTGCAAACGAACGTGTTGCTAAAGCGATGATGGAAAACTTGTCTACAGAAGAAGTAATTAACCGTGAAGGCAATCCAGAGAAGCAGGCATCCTTTAATAGCATCTTCATGATGGCGGACTCTGGTGCTCGTGGTTCTGCGGCACAGATTCGTCAGTTAGCAGGTATGCGTGGTCTAATGGCTCGTCCAGATGGTTCGATCATCGAAACGCCAATTACGGCAAACTTCCGTGAAGGTCTAAACGTATTACAGTACTTTATTTCAACCCATGGTGCACGTAAAGGTCTTGCGGATACTGCATTGAAAACAGCAAACTCAGGTTACTTAACCCGTCGTTTAGTTGATGTGGCACAAGACTTAGTTATCATCGAAGATGATTGTGGTACACACGAAGGTATCGTGATGACCCCATTAATTGAGGGTGGTGACGTTAAAGAAGCATTACGTGATCGCGTATTAGGTCGTGTAGTTGCAGAAGACGTATTAAAACCAGGTACAGAAGAAGTATTAATTGCACGTAATACCTTATTAGATGAGAAATTGTGTGATGTGATCGATGCAAATTCTGTTGATAGTATCAAAGTACGTTCAGTAGTAACTTGTAACACAGACTTTGGTGTGTGTGCGAAATGCTACGGACGTGATCTTGCACGTGGTCACTTGATTAACCAAGGTGAGGCAGTTGGTGTTATTGCAGCACAATCAATTGGTGAACCGGGTACACAGTTAACGATGCGTACGTTCCATATCGGTGGTGCTGCGTCTGCAGCTGCGAAAGAGTCAAGTATCCAAGTGAAAAATACGGGTACATTACGCTTAGCGAACGTAAAATTCGTTACTAACAACGAAGGTAAATTAGTATTAACTTCACGTAACACTGAATTAACTATTATTGATGCATTCGGTCGTACTAAAGAACACTATAAAGTGCCTTACGGTGCAGTCTTAAGCAAAGCTGATGGTCAAGATGTTACGGCAGGTGAGACCGTTGCAAACTGGGATCCACATACAATGCCAGTTGTATCTGAGGTGAGCGGTTTTGTTAAATTCGTTGACATCGTTGATGGTTTAACTGTCACTCGTCAAACTGATGAATTAACAGGTTTATCATCAATCGTAGTTCAAGATGTCGGGGAGCGTGCAACAGCAGGTAAAGATTTACGTCCAGCAATCAAACTTGTTGATGCGAAAGGTAACGATATCTTAATCCCAGGTACAGACGTTGTTGCGCAATACTTCTTACCAGGTAAAGCGATCGTAACATTAGACGATAACGCAGAAGTTCATATCGGTGACCCATTAGCACGTATTCCACAAGAATCTGTTGGTACAAAAGATATTACTGGTGGTCTTCCGCGCGTTGCGGACTTATTTGAAGCGCGTAAACCGAAAGAGCCAGCAATCTTGGCTGAAATTTCTGGTATCGTGTCATTCGGTAAAGAAACAAAAGGTAAACGACGCTTATTAATCACACCAGCTGAAGGCGAAACTTACGAAGAAATGATTCCAAAATGGCGTCAACTCAACGTATTTGAAGGTGAGATGGTCGAACGTGGTGATTTAATCTCTGATGGTGCAGAAACGCCACATGATATTTTACGTTTACGTGGTGTTCATGCTGTAACTGATTATATCGTTAATGAAGTACAAGAAGTTTACCGCTTACAAGGGGTAAAAATTAACGATAAACACATCGAAGTCATCGTACGTCAGATGTTACGTAAAGCAATCATCACTAAAGCTTATGACTCTGAATTCTTAGAGGGTGAGCAAGTTGAGGTTGCACGTATTAAGATCGTGAACCGTAAGCGTGAAGCTGAAGGCAAGCCATTAGTTGAATTTGAACGTGAGTTACTTGGTATTACCAAAGCATCTCTTGCAACTGAGTCATTTATCTCTGCAGCATCATTCCAAGAAACAACACGTGTGTTAACTGAAGCTGCAGTTGCGGGTAAACGTGATGAATTGCGTGGCTTGAAAGAGAATGTAATCGTCGGTCGCTTAATCCCTGCTGGTACAGGTTTCGCATATCACCAAAATCGTCAGAAGAAAGTGATGATGAGAGATGAAATGCCAGTTAAATTATCAGCAGCAGATGAAGAAGAAATTGCAGCAGAATTTACTGTTACTGCAGAAGATGCAACAGCAAGTTTAGCAGAAATGTTAAATATGGCTGATGATGCAGAATAA